A genomic segment from Anas acuta chromosome 29, bAnaAcu1.1, whole genome shotgun sequence encodes:
- the LOC137845837 gene encoding LOW QUALITY PROTEIN: keratin, type II cytoskeletal 1-like (The sequence of the model RefSeq protein was modified relative to this genomic sequence to represent the inferred CDS: deleted 2 bases in 1 codon), translated as MEGSFTRFCSRFAPSPPACSSCPHSESSAMSHQFSRFGDGYFSSSSAHCGTLGSGRSAAAMSHWEGDREERCGGYGYGYGSRSLHSLGGFRNVYPGGGYGGEGGYGRCLGFGGGRYFDRGFGRRGCFVGDFHSGGSVYGGGPGGGARGGYLGLAFSEQGAGQDFGHAGISRGIEEVRVNTSLLRPIQVQVDPEFQRMRSDEKEQIKTLNNKFASFIDKVQCLERQNQALMTKWELLQQQSSHPEESRNIATFFQSYISNLQRQLETLQSQKEQLDPEAYNMLQLVEDYKKRFEDEINKRTSKEEEFVELKKELDSAYMGKMEFEVRVEILKQELEFLRCLHDAELSQLQTVAGNTNIVLSMDNNRELNMDGVVEEVRQEYEAIAQKSKAEVDAMYRGRYQDLQNMWVNQREQLKNSYQEIQELTRQIQRLQPEIEIVRKKNAEHEEAIKDAEQRGSSAVRDGQRKLQELENALQQARDNLAQILHDYQELLNVKLALDIEIAMYRSLLEEEETR; from the exons ATGGAAG gaTCCTTCACTCGTTTCTGCTCCCGTTTTGCACCATCCCCACCTGCTTGCTCATCTTGCCCT CACTCCGAAAGCAGCGCGATGAGCCACCAGTTCTCCAGATTTGGGGACGGGTACTTCAGCTCTTCTTCTGCTCACTGTGGCACACTGGGGAGTGGGAGGAGCGCGGCTGCCATGAGCCATTGGGAAGGCGACAGAGAGGAGAGATGCGGTGGTTACGGGTATGGGTACGGCAGCAGGAGTCTCCACAGCCTCGGAGGGTTTAGGAATGTTTATCCCGGTGGAGGCtatggaggagaaggaggataTGGCAGGTGCCTGGGGTTCGGTGGTGGGAGATATTTTGATAGGGGCTTTGGAAGAAGAGGGTGTTTTGTGGGAGATTTTCACAGTGGTGGTAGCGTGTACGGAGGAGGACCAGGCGGCGGGGCACGTGGTGGATATCTTGGCCTTGCCTTTAGCGAGCAAGGGGCTGGACAGGACTTTGGACATGCTGGCATCAGCAGAGGCATCGAGGAAGTCCGCGTCAACACCAGCCTGCTGAGGCCGATACAAGTACAAGTTGACCCTGAGTTCCAGAGGATGCGGTCAGATGAGAAAGAACAGATTAAGACTCTCAACAACAAATTCGCATCATTCATCGATAAG GTTCAATGTCTTGAGCGGCAGAACCAGGCCCTGATGACCAAGTGGgaacttctgcagcagcagagctcccaCCCGGAGGAGAGCAGGAACATCGCCACATTCTTCCAGTCATACATCAGCAacctgcagaggcagctggagaCGCTCCAGAGCCAGAAGGAGCAGCTGGATCCAGAAGCCTATAATATGCTTCAGCTTGTTGAAGATTACAAAAAGAG ATTTGAGGATGAAATCAACAAGCGCACATCCAAGGAAGAGGAGTTTGTGGAACTTAAAAAG GAGCTGGACAGTGCCTACATGGGGAAGATGGAGTTTGAAGTTCGGGTGGAAATACTGAAGCAGGAACTTGAGTTCCTCAGATGCTTGCATGATGCT GAGCTGTCCCAGCTGCAAACAGTGGCTGGCAACACCAACATTGTTCTGTCCATGGACAACAACAGGGAGCTGAACATGGATGGCGTCGTTGAGGAGGTCAGGCAGGAGTATGAAGCAattgctcagaaaagcaaagctgaagtAGATGCCATGTACCGAGGCAGG TACCAGGACCTTCAGAACATGTGGGTAAATCAACGGGAGCAACTAAAGAATAGTTACCAGGAAATCCAGGAACTTACCAGGCAGATCCAAAGACTCCAACCGGAAATTGAAATCGTAAGGAAAAAG AACGCTGAACATGAAGAAGCCATTAAGGATGCTGAGCAGCGTGGGAGCTCTGCTGTCAGAGACGGCCAGAGaaagcttcaggagctggagaacGCCCTGCAGCAGGCCAGAGATAACCTGGCTCAAATTCTTCATGATTATCAGGAGCTCCTGAATGTGAAATTGGCCCTAGATATTGAAATTGCCATGTACAGGTCACTGCTCGAGGAGGAGGAGACCAGGTAG
- the LOC137845932 gene encoding keratin, type II cytoskeletal 6C-like, with protein sequence MSRQSICRSFGGGSRRGYSSCSAIGGGFGGSGGRSRISYSSFSTSRGTGGAGRCGGFSSRSLHNMGGSGRISMGGSYGGGYGCRIVGFGGGYGGGFGSIGGGVIGGGIGSFGGPVRGGPGFPGGIQPVQVDTTLLRPVHVDIDPQIQQVKCQEKEQIKTLNNQFASFIDKVRFLEQQNKVLSTKWELLQQQGPSGPRKNLDVLFENYIQNLKRRLESLVGQRGELESELQNMRQYVEEYKTKYEEEINRRTAAENEFVVLKKDVDCAYMTKVELEAKVGALTDEINFLRCIYEEELSQMQTISRDLSVVVSMDNNRHLDLDSIIEEVRRQYEQIAQNSRAEAEAWYQSRYEELQSTAGRHGDSLRNTKMEIQELTRNVQRLRAEIESVKKQNQQLQAAIAEAEERGELALKDARRKLEELECALSKDKEELARLLKEYQELLNIKIALDVEIAMYRKLLEGEENRLCGDNPASVNVSVVGRTTIAGGRVGGFGAGSGMGGGVCAVGGGSIVGGSCGVGGGIYSGGFSSGSGRMCSSGGGSFVTGGGSSSVRRCVTTTTVKSSGVKY encoded by the exons ATGTCTCGGCAGTCAATCTGCAGAAGCTTTGGAGGCGGAAGCAGAAGGGGATACAGCTCTTGCTCTGCCATCGGTGGTGGCTTTGGTGGAAGTGGGGGCAGAAGCAGGATCAGCTATAGCTCATTCTCCACATCCAGGGGAACTGGAGGCGCCGGACGTTGTGGAGGTTTTAGCAGCAGGAGCCTCCACAACATGGGTGGCAGCGGAAGGATTTCCATGGGTGGCTCTTATGGCGGTGGATACGGATGTAGAATTGTTGGCTTTGGTGGAGGCTATGGAGGAGGATTTGGCAGCATTGGAGGAGGTGTCATTGGTGGAGGAATAGGCAGCTTTGGTGGCCCTGTGAGAGGTGGTCCAGGGTTCCCTGGAGGCATCCAGCCGGTGCAGGTTGACACAACCCTCCTGCGGCCAGTCCATGTTGATATTGATCCTCAGATCCAGCAAGTGAAGTgccaggagaaggagcagaTCAAGACTCTTAACAATCAGTTTGCCTCCTTCATTGACAAG GTGCGCTTCCTGGAGCAGCAGAACAAGGTGCTCTCCACCaagtgggagctgctgcagcagcaagggcCCTCGGGGCCGAGGAAGAACCTGGATGTCCTCTTTGAGAACTACATCCAGAACCTGAAGAGGAGACTCGAGTCTCTAGTGGGACAGAGGGGAGAGCTGGAGTCGGAACTGCAGAACATGCGGCAATACGTTGAGGAGTACAAAACCAA GTACGAAGAAGAAATCAACAGGCGCACGGCTGCTGAGAACGAGTTTGTGGTGCTGAAGAAG GATGTGGACTGTGCCTACATGACCAAGGTGGAGCTGGAAGCCAAGGTGGGAGCTCTGACCGATGAGATCAACTTCCTGAGGTGCATCTACGAGGAG GAGCTGTCTCAGATGCAGACGATCAGCCGGGACCTGTCTGTGGTGGTGTCCATGGACAACAACCGCCACCTGGACCTGGACAGCATCATCGAGGAGGTCAGGCGCCAGTACGAGCAGATCGCTCAGAACAGCCGGGCTGAAGCTGAGGCTTGGTACCAGAGCCGG TAtgaagagctgcagagcacagctggcagGCACGGGGACAGCCTGCGCAACACCAAGATGGAGATCCAGGAGCTTACCAGGAACGTCCAGAGGCTGCGGGCAGAAATTGAGAGTGTGAAGAAGCAG aaccagcagctgcaggcagctaTTGCTGAGGCCGAGGAGCGCGGTGAGTTGGCTCTGAAGGATGCCAGGAGGAAACTGGAGGAGCTGGAATGTGCCCTGAGCAAAGACAAGGAGGAGCTGGCTCGCCTGTTGAAGGAGTACCAGGAGCTGCTGAACATCAAGATTGCCCTGGATGTGGAGATTGCCATGTACaggaagctgctggagggagaggagaacag GCTGTGTGGAGACAATCCAGCCAGCGTGAATGTCT CTGTGGTAGGCAGAACCACCATTGCTGGAGGCAGAGTCGGAGGCTTTGGTGCCGGCAGTGGCATGGGAGGAGGAGTATGTGCGGTCGGAGGAGGAAGCATCGTCGGAGGCAGCTGTGGAGTGGGAGGAGGGATATACAGCGGAGGCTTCTCCTCTGGCAGTGGAAGAATGTGCAGCTCTGGAGGTGGCAGCTTCGTTACTGGAGGCGGATCCTCCTCCGTCCGGAGATGTGTCACAACCACAACGGTCAAATCTTCAGGTGTAAAATACTGA